In the Gossypium raimondii isolate GPD5lz chromosome 9, ASM2569854v1, whole genome shotgun sequence genome, one interval contains:
- the LOC105799297 gene encoding V-type proton ATPase subunit a1 isoform X1: MEKFIDNLSPMDLMRSEKMSLVQLIIPVESAHRAVSYLGELGLLQFRDLNAEKSPFQRTFVNQVKRCGEMSRKLRFFKDQIIKAGLLSSIHPVVEPDVELEELEMQLAEHEHELIEMNSNSEKLRQTYNELLEFKMVLIKAGSFLVSNNNQAVAEEWELSENVYSSDRYVEASSLLEQQMRTADQSGLRFISGIIFQSKALRFERMLFRATRGNMLFNQAPAGEEIMDPLSAEMVKKTVFVVFFSGEQARTKILKICEAFGANCYPVPDDFSKQRQITREILSRLSELETTLDAGIRHQNKALTSIGYHLTQWMSMVRREKAIYDTLNMLNFDVTKKCLVGEGWCPVFAKAKVQEALQRATFDSNSQVGSIFHVMDAVESPPTYFRTNHFTNAYQEIVDAYGIARYQEANPAVYTVVTFPFLFAVMFGDWGHGICLLLGALVLIARESRLSTQKLGSFMEMLFGGRYVLLLMSLFSIYCGLIYNEFFSVPFHIFGGSAYKCRDATCSDAHSAGLIKFRDPYPFGVDPSWRGSRSELPFLNSLKMKMSILLGVAQMNLGIILSYFNARFFHSSLDIRYQFVPQMIFLNSLFGYLSLLIIIKWCIGSQADLYHVMIYMFLSPTDDLGENELFWGQRPLQIVLLLLALVAVPWMLFPKPFILKKLHSERFQGRNYGMLVSSEFDPDVEPDSAWEHHEEFNFSEVFVHQMIHSIEFVLGAVSNTASYLRLWALSLAHSELSTVFYEKVLLLAWGYDNVVIRLIGLAVFAFATAFILLMMETLSAFLHALRLHWVEFQNKFYHGDGYKFKPFSFALITEDGD; the protein is encoded by the exons ATGGAGAAGTTCATCGATAACTTGTCTCCAATGGATCTGATGCGGTCGGAGAAAATGTCGCTTGTTCAACTCATTATTCCTGTCGAGTCCGCTCACCGAGCCGTTTCTTATCTCGGCGAACTTGGTCTCCTCCAGTTCCGTGAT CTAAACGCTGAGAAAAGTCCATTCCAACGAACATTTGTTAATCAG GTGAAGCGTTGTGGAGAAATGTCAAGAAAGCTACGTTTTTTCAAAGATCAAATTATTAAAGCTGGTCTACTATCCTCAATACACCCTGTTGTGGAGCCAGATGTGGAATTGGAGGAATTAGAG ATGCAACTAGCCGAGCATGAACATGAGCTAATTGAAATGAACTCCAACAGTGAAAAACTTCGACAAACATACAATGAACTCCTGGAGTTCAAGATGGTTTTGATAAAG GCCGGTAGTTTTCTTGTGTCAAATAATAACCAGGCAGTTGCCGAGGAATGGGAATTAAGTGAGAATGTATACTCTAGTGATCGTTATGTCGAGGCATCGTCATTACTTGAACAG CAAATGAGGACAGCAGACCAGTCTGGGTTGAGATTCATCAGTGGGATTATTTTTCAATCTAAGGCTCTTAGATTTGAGAGGATGTTATTTCGTGCTACCAGAGGCAATATGCTTTTTAATCAGGCACCGGCTGGTGAAGAAATCATGGATCCATTATCTGCCGAAATG GTTAAAAAAACAGTATTTGTAGTTTTTTTCTCTGGGGAACAAGCTAGaacaaagattttaaaaatttgtgaaGCATTTGGAGCTAATTGCTATCCTGTTCCTGATGACTTCAGTAAACAAAGGCAAATAACTAGAGAA ATCTTGTCACGTCTTTCTGAATTGGAAACCACATTGGATGCTGGCATTCGCCATCAAAATAAAGCTCTGACTTCAATTGGTTACCATCTAACACAATGGATGAGCATG GTACGAAGGGAGAAAGCTATATATGATACgttgaacatgttgaattttgatGTTACTAAGAAATGTCTTGTTGGGGAAGGATGGTGCCCTGTATTTGCAAAAGCTAAG GTTCAAGAAGCATTGCAACGGGCAACATTTGATAGCAATTCGCAAGTTGGTTCAATTTTTCATGTGATGGATGCTGTAGAATCACCTCCTACATATTTTAGAACCAACCATTTTACAAATGCATATCAGGAGATTGTTGATGCATATGG TATTGCTAGATATCAGGAGGCAAATCCTGCAGTTTACACTGTTGTTacttttccatttctctttGCGGTGATGTTTGGTGACTGGGGTCATGGAATATGCTTGTTATTAGGAGCATTGGTCCTCATAGCTCGAGAAAGCCGACTCAGCACACAG AAACTTGGAAGCTTTATGGAGATGCTATTTGGGGGGCGCTATGTGCTCCTTTTAATGtcacttttttcaatttattgcgGGTTGATTTACAATGAATTCTTCTCCGTTCCCTTTCACATATTTGGTGGTTCTGCTTACAAATGCCGAGATGCTACTTGCAG TGATGCACACTCTGCTGGTTTAATCAAATTTCGTGATCCATACCCATTTGGTGTAGATCCAAGTTGGCGTGGAAGTCGTTCAGAGTTGCCTTTTCTTAACTCTCTTAAAATGAAGATGTCAATTTTGCTGGGTGTGGCCCAGATGAACCTAGGAATCATATTAAGTTATTTCAATGCACGCTTTTTCCACAGCTCCCTGGATATTAG GTATCAGTTTGTACCACAGATGATATTTCTTAACTCCCTTTTTGGCTATCTTTCACTTCTCATAATAATCAAGTGGTGCATTGGTTCTCAAGCGGACCTTTATCATGTGATGATCTATATGTTTCTGAGTCCCACTGATGATCTTGGTGAAAATGAGTTGTTCTGGGGCCAGAGACCGCTTCAG ATTGTATTGCTTCTATTGGCATTAGTTGCTGTTCCATGGATGTTGTTTCCTAAGccttttattttgaagaagCTTCATTCTGAG AGATTTCAAGGTCGCAACTACGGCATGCTTGTCTCCTCTGAGTTTGATCCTGATGTGGAACCTGATTCAGCATGGGAACATCATGAGGAGTTCAACTTTAGTGAGGTTTTTGTACACCAAATGATACATTCCATCGAGTTTGTTCTAGGTGCTGTCTCAAACACTGCATCATATCTTCGGCTTTGGGCTTTAAG CTTGGCACACTCTGAATTATCGACAGTTTTCTACGAGAAAGTCTTACTACTTGCCTGGGG GTATGACAACGTTGTGATTCGATTAATTGGGCTAGCAGTTTTTGCGTTTGCAACTGCTTTCATACTACTCATGATGGAGACCCTTAGTGCCTTCCTACACGCCTTGCGTCTTCACTGGGtagaatttcaaaataagttCTACCATGGTGATGGATACAAGTTCAAACCTTTCTCGTTTGCGTTGATAACAGAGGACGGCGATTAG
- the LOC105799297 gene encoding V-type proton ATPase subunit a1 isoform X2: MEKFIDNLSPMDLMRSEKMSLVQLIIPVESAHRAVSYLGELGLLQFRDLNAEKSPFQRTFVNQVKRCGEMSRKLRFFKDQIIKAGLLSSIHPVVEPDVELEELEMQLAEHEHELIEMNSNSEKLRQTYNELLEFKMVLIKAGSFLVSNNNQAVAEEWELSENVYSSDRYVEASSLLEQQMRTADQSGLRFISGIIFQSKALRFERMLFRATRGNMLFNQAPAGEEIMDPLSAEMVKKTVFVVFFSGEQARTKILKICEAFGANCYPVPDDFSKQRQITREILSRLSELETTLDAGIRHQNKALTSIGYHLTQWMSMVRREKAIYDTLNMLNFDVTKKCLVGEGWCPVFAKAKVQEALQRATFDSNSQVGSIFHVMDAVESPPTYFRTNHFTNAYQEIVDAYGIARYQEANPAVYTVVTFPFLFAVMFGDWGHGICLLLGALVLIARESRLSTQKLGSFMEMLFGGRYVLLLMSLFSIYCGLIYNEFFSVPFHIFGGSAYKCRDATCSDAHSAGLIKFRDPYPFGVDPSWRGSRSELPFLNSLKMKMSILLGVAQMNLGIILSYFNARFFHSSLDIRYQFVPQMIFLNSLFGYLSLLIIIKWCIGSQADLYHVMIYMFLSPTDDLGENELFWGQRPLQIVLLLLALVAVPWMLFPKPFILKKLHSERFQGRNYGMLVSSEFDPDVEPDSAWEHHEEFNFSEVFVHQMIHSIEFVLGAVSNTASYLRLWALSLAHSELSTVFYEKVLLLAWGFTGMTTL, translated from the exons ATGGAGAAGTTCATCGATAACTTGTCTCCAATGGATCTGATGCGGTCGGAGAAAATGTCGCTTGTTCAACTCATTATTCCTGTCGAGTCCGCTCACCGAGCCGTTTCTTATCTCGGCGAACTTGGTCTCCTCCAGTTCCGTGAT CTAAACGCTGAGAAAAGTCCATTCCAACGAACATTTGTTAATCAG GTGAAGCGTTGTGGAGAAATGTCAAGAAAGCTACGTTTTTTCAAAGATCAAATTATTAAAGCTGGTCTACTATCCTCAATACACCCTGTTGTGGAGCCAGATGTGGAATTGGAGGAATTAGAG ATGCAACTAGCCGAGCATGAACATGAGCTAATTGAAATGAACTCCAACAGTGAAAAACTTCGACAAACATACAATGAACTCCTGGAGTTCAAGATGGTTTTGATAAAG GCCGGTAGTTTTCTTGTGTCAAATAATAACCAGGCAGTTGCCGAGGAATGGGAATTAAGTGAGAATGTATACTCTAGTGATCGTTATGTCGAGGCATCGTCATTACTTGAACAG CAAATGAGGACAGCAGACCAGTCTGGGTTGAGATTCATCAGTGGGATTATTTTTCAATCTAAGGCTCTTAGATTTGAGAGGATGTTATTTCGTGCTACCAGAGGCAATATGCTTTTTAATCAGGCACCGGCTGGTGAAGAAATCATGGATCCATTATCTGCCGAAATG GTTAAAAAAACAGTATTTGTAGTTTTTTTCTCTGGGGAACAAGCTAGaacaaagattttaaaaatttgtgaaGCATTTGGAGCTAATTGCTATCCTGTTCCTGATGACTTCAGTAAACAAAGGCAAATAACTAGAGAA ATCTTGTCACGTCTTTCTGAATTGGAAACCACATTGGATGCTGGCATTCGCCATCAAAATAAAGCTCTGACTTCAATTGGTTACCATCTAACACAATGGATGAGCATG GTACGAAGGGAGAAAGCTATATATGATACgttgaacatgttgaattttgatGTTACTAAGAAATGTCTTGTTGGGGAAGGATGGTGCCCTGTATTTGCAAAAGCTAAG GTTCAAGAAGCATTGCAACGGGCAACATTTGATAGCAATTCGCAAGTTGGTTCAATTTTTCATGTGATGGATGCTGTAGAATCACCTCCTACATATTTTAGAACCAACCATTTTACAAATGCATATCAGGAGATTGTTGATGCATATGG TATTGCTAGATATCAGGAGGCAAATCCTGCAGTTTACACTGTTGTTacttttccatttctctttGCGGTGATGTTTGGTGACTGGGGTCATGGAATATGCTTGTTATTAGGAGCATTGGTCCTCATAGCTCGAGAAAGCCGACTCAGCACACAG AAACTTGGAAGCTTTATGGAGATGCTATTTGGGGGGCGCTATGTGCTCCTTTTAATGtcacttttttcaatttattgcgGGTTGATTTACAATGAATTCTTCTCCGTTCCCTTTCACATATTTGGTGGTTCTGCTTACAAATGCCGAGATGCTACTTGCAG TGATGCACACTCTGCTGGTTTAATCAAATTTCGTGATCCATACCCATTTGGTGTAGATCCAAGTTGGCGTGGAAGTCGTTCAGAGTTGCCTTTTCTTAACTCTCTTAAAATGAAGATGTCAATTTTGCTGGGTGTGGCCCAGATGAACCTAGGAATCATATTAAGTTATTTCAATGCACGCTTTTTCCACAGCTCCCTGGATATTAG GTATCAGTTTGTACCACAGATGATATTTCTTAACTCCCTTTTTGGCTATCTTTCACTTCTCATAATAATCAAGTGGTGCATTGGTTCTCAAGCGGACCTTTATCATGTGATGATCTATATGTTTCTGAGTCCCACTGATGATCTTGGTGAAAATGAGTTGTTCTGGGGCCAGAGACCGCTTCAG ATTGTATTGCTTCTATTGGCATTAGTTGCTGTTCCATGGATGTTGTTTCCTAAGccttttattttgaagaagCTTCATTCTGAG AGATTTCAAGGTCGCAACTACGGCATGCTTGTCTCCTCTGAGTTTGATCCTGATGTGGAACCTGATTCAGCATGGGAACATCATGAGGAGTTCAACTTTAGTGAGGTTTTTGTACACCAAATGATACATTCCATCGAGTTTGTTCTAGGTGCTGTCTCAAACACTGCATCATATCTTCGGCTTTGGGCTTTAAG CTTGGCACACTCTGAATTATCGACAGTTTTCTACGAGAAAGTCTTACTACTTGCCTGGGG TTTTACAGGTATGACAACGTTGTGA